From Spirochaeta lutea:
TGCCGGCTTTAGGTATCAGCATTTTCATTTATCGATCCGCCTACCTTGGGCAGATGGAATGTAACCATTACCTATAATCTAACTACATCAAGACTCTATCCATAGAGGTATGGAATACGTATAAATTGGGACAAGGAGAAACACATCCAGATGGTTGGAATTAGTGCCTCCATGAACCTCCTGAGTCTTCGATCTCTAACAAAGATAATCCATCCAACGACTGTTAAAATCGGCATAAAAAGCAGACCTACAAGAATCCCCGCTGCCAAGGTCATCATTTGGACTACAGCCTCAAATGAAAAAATATTAGGGGTAAAAAATATGCGGATAGGGCTAAATAGAATTACTGCAATCGACAAAGACAAAACTACAATTCGTATTCTAGATAATTGCGTTTCCATGCTTTTAGTCCTCATCGTCTAATCTGTGCATTTTTCAGAGGATTTGGGCGAAAGACCCGACGATTCTCCCCAGTTCTGCCCCCACGCCCCCTCTACATCGGGCATAATCCCACCTGCATTCTCAACCCAATCGTCAGCTGCTGTATTACTATTAGGCCCAATCAAGTAATAGGGCCGATCATTATCCAAAGGTGATTCTTGAGTGTTGTATTTTTCTTCATACGAATCAGCTTCTTCTAAGATTCTTTCGTCGAACGTTTGCTGAGAAATACCTTCAGGAGGGAAAATTTCCCCTTCATATCTATACCCATCCGGTAAATCACCCCCAGAAAAATATGCCATAGCCGCACCATACTCATCTGCACCGGATCTCTGCTCATCCTTGAGTACACTCGAAGTGTGATCAATGTCAAGGAAAACACCAATTAATGAGTCTGGATATAGTCCTCTAGTTGTAACTTCACCGGTTTCCTCATCTTTTACAGCTATAAAAATGTGTCTTGCACCTAAAACAACTGGTATTGAAAATGCTTGTGTTTCTAACCCCAGCGGATCAACAAAATTAACCGGATCATTCCCCACATAACCATACCAATTTGCGCCATCTTTAATTGGATCTATTGTAGTCCATCTACCCAAATCTGTTCTGTAGTTTCTGAATCCATAATCGTAAGCACCAGTTAGCGTATCATAACGCTTTGAATTGTATCCGAATTGGTTTGCATTCCGCAAGGCGGGTACATGTACACCATCTCCATTAGCAAACGCCCATGAGATTTCTGGTACAAAAGGATTTTGTCGGTGAAAATTACCTTCGTATGTGTTTCCATACGCATCGTAGGCATACTTTTCTCGAATATCCCCATAGACACCCGTAATCATTCTTACGCTACCAAGTACATTATGAGAGTAATATGCCTTTTGGATTTCAATATTTTCAGAAGAGTCATAGAAATAAGGATTCGGTTGTTCTGACCAATCATCCCAAAGACCTTCCATCGCCCATACATGTCCTGGGGGAAAAGGATATGCCAAATCACCAAAATCCGTCATCTGCAATATGCGTCCATTGGCGTAAATCATTTCGGAGCGAACTAGATTTTCTCCAAAATACTTGGTTCTACCATAGTTTTGATAATTGTGACGGGTTTCAGATGTATCCCGAAACTCTTTCTGTAAATCTGTACCAAAAGGATTATATGATTCTCGGCTAACAAACTCAGCAAGTTCTTCAAAACCCAGGCCGGCATACAATGTAGATAGAGTTACCGATTGGTCCGGGGAAGGTTCGTTATGCAATCCAACTGGTTGC
This genomic window contains:
- a CDS encoding RHS repeat-associated core domain-containing protein produces the protein MTSLVYDERGREIARLLPNGVVTERDYDAAGQLRAIRDLRPPFGYDSDISNWRQKLREGFNDLVFGNSEGLFGWMDSWIPPGLRKKVLDELPFNFPGIGHGFGNGNGNGPPPWAGGPGGPFGGGPPPWAGPKIAGEAYVYDAAGKRTQMIDYQGHVTSYSYDDAGRLETVRYPIDSDKPDHDLEMLEDFGVNPDGEDKYTHAVTLSLDTATEQLLSTLFEYLGSGGNDGIEESFNQYQEQWQESFVYDANGNRTQWETGFGSIGYEYNERDQLKVAGLRSYEYDPKGNLTKETLGARYVTYAYNFENRVIDIFTYNNDLIGSGPRPETYGVRYAYDALGRRTRTSPYTGQPVGLHNEPSPDQSVTLSTLYAGLGFEELAEFVSRESYNPFGTDLQKEFRDTSETRHNYQNYGRTKYFGENLVRSEMIYANGRILQMTDFGDLAYPFPPGHVWAMEGLWDDWSEQPNPYFYDSSENIEIQKAYYSHNVLGSVRMITGVYGDIREKYAYDAYGNTYEGNFHRQNPFVPEISWAFANGDGVHVPALRNANQFGYNSKRYDTLTGAYDYGFRNYRTDLGRWTTIDPIKDGANWYGYVGNDPVNFVDPLGLETQAFSIPVVLGARHIFIAVKDEETGEVTTRGLYPDSLIGVFLDIDHTSSVLKDEQRSGADEYGAAMAYFSGGDLPDGYRYEGEIFPPEGISQQTFDERILEEADSYEEKYNTQESPLDNDRPYYLIGPNSNTAADDWVENAGGIMPDVEGAWGQNWGESSGLSPKSSEKCTD